One window of Candidatus Nitrospira kreftii genomic DNA carries:
- a CDS encoding hypothetical protein (conserved protein of unknown function), with product MAEVLHVSTTARKQVVDLTEQVETVIRKAKMQEGLCALFITHTTAALTTGEIGEGTEQDFLQVVEQMIPRVPFRHAHDPSHAWSHMASSILGPSLTIPVSVGKLVLGTWQSVMLVELDGPRERTVHVTVFSS from the coding sequence ATGGCTGAAGTCCTGCATGTCAGTACCACCGCTCGCAAACAGGTCGTGGATCTGACGGAGCAGGTTGAGACGGTGATCCGGAAGGCGAAGATGCAGGAGGGGCTCTGCGCGCTCTTCATCACCCACACGACCGCCGCCCTGACGACGGGGGAGATCGGGGAGGGGACGGAGCAGGATTTTCTTCAAGTGGTCGAACAGATGATTCCGCGCGTTCCCTTTCGGCACGCTCATGATCCTTCGCATGCCTGGTCCCACATGGCTTCATCGATTCTGGGCCCGTCCCTCACGATTCCGGTGTCTGTCGGCAAGCTCGTACTCGGCACTTGGCAATCCGTGATGTTGGTCGAACTAGACGGTCCACGCGAACGAACTGTGCACGTAACAGTGTTTTCGTCCTGA
- a CDS encoding hypothetical protein (conserved protein of unknown function), producing MRRYGKMNVRIGLGLVLCSLLGVGVAMAKVQVLSETTLLVEGKKLTGQKRLLGHPVVKELLASFERAETALRKEDIDALMKFYAPTYDYHGLKETDVRRVWGEVFEHYKALESLHLFSDIKVVPVNNELRLEVTCTGGLYGTDERTGHRITLDSWFREVHYLVKKDGVWRFLGNAGEVPTGAPFASAPHHPLF from the coding sequence ATGCGGCGATATGGCAAGATGAATGTGCGCATTGGTCTTGGTCTGGTCTTGTGCTCGCTGTTGGGGGTGGGAGTGGCGATGGCTAAGGTGCAGGTGTTATCGGAGACGACCTTGTTGGTGGAGGGTAAGAAGCTTACCGGGCAAAAACGCCTGCTTGGCCATCCGGTTGTGAAAGAGCTGCTTGCCTCGTTCGAACGCGCGGAAACGGCATTGCGCAAGGAAGATATAGATGCTCTCATGAAGTTTTATGCGCCGACTTATGACTACCATGGGTTGAAAGAAACCGATGTACGGCGGGTGTGGGGTGAAGTGTTCGAGCATTATAAGGCTCTGGAGTCTCTCCATCTGTTCTCCGACATCAAGGTCGTACCGGTAAATAATGAACTTCGCCTGGAAGTGACCTGTACGGGCGGCTTGTATGGCACCGACGAACGCACGGGACACCGCATCACGCTCGATAGCTGGTTTCGTGAGGTTCACTATCTGGTGAAGAAAGATGGTGTTTGGCGATTCCTCGGTAATGCCGGCGAGGTCCCGACTGGCGCCCCCTTCGCATCGGCTCCGCACCATCCGCTCTTCTAA
- a CDS encoding Bacterioferritin produces MNDQDTQRAVGILNRIMEHELAGVVRYMHYSLMIYGYNRIPIVSWLKSNADESLAHAHKAGELVTLLGGHPSLKIGTLLETEKHDVGDILRESLEHEKVAIHAYYELLKIAEGKSVLLEEFAREMIVGEELHLDEVNKMLRKSGDVQPFRS; encoded by the coding sequence ATGAACGATCAAGACACACAACGTGCAGTAGGGATTCTCAACCGGATTATGGAGCACGAGTTAGCGGGAGTCGTGCGCTATATGCATTACTCACTCATGATCTACGGCTATAACCGCATTCCTATCGTGTCTTGGCTGAAGAGTAATGCCGACGAAAGCCTTGCCCATGCGCATAAAGCCGGAGAACTGGTCACCTTACTTGGTGGCCACCCATCGCTGAAAATTGGGACGCTCTTGGAAACCGAGAAGCATGACGTGGGGGATATTCTGCGGGAAAGCTTGGAGCACGAGAAGGTCGCCATCCACGCCTATTACGAACTGCTGAAGATCGCTGAAGGAAAGTCCGTCCTGTTGGAAGAATTTGCGCGCGAAATGATCGTTGGCGAAGAGCTGCACCTTGACGAGGTGAACAAGATGCTGCGCAAGTCGGGTGATGTCCAGCCATTTCGCTCCTAA